The Candidatus Nitrospira nitrificans genomic sequence TGCTGTTTAAAAAAATCCAGCAATACAGTCGTCGGCAGTTTGAAGAGATAGTTGCTCGGCCCCAAATCGGTCAGTTGACGGTAGGTCATCTGCACAGCCTCTGCCGCCAAGGTTCCGGTAAAACCGGAAGCGACCAGCCCGGCACCGGCTTGTTTCGGATAGTTCAGCCCATACGTTTGATTCTTCGTTCGATTGACCTCCAACACCTCAAGGTCAAACAGCACCTCGGGTTCCTGCCGATCATTGGCCAAGATAATTCTTTCAGCAAGTTCCAATTTCTCCGGCTGATCGCGAATGACAATGGCATTGAGTTGCTCATTCGCATGCATCCGCTTGGAATCCAACATGCTCTTGAGTAAGAGCACCATGTCTTTGGCCTTCGCGGTAGAAAGGTAGAACGTCCGAATCATCAGATCTTGATACTGCTCCTGCTTCTGTTTGGTATCGGGACTGACGATCAAGACGGCCGGAGATATCTGACGAGAAAATAAACTGTTGCTCGTGAGGATCAGATGCAGAGCATCCTCAAAGGGCGTATCTTGGATCGAAATGGAAATGGGATCGTTTCGGACGTCCTTATCGAAAATCAGCGTAAATCCACCAACCTTCGCCACCCCCTCAAGGACCTCCTTAATACCGGCGTTTTTGAATTTCAACGTCAGAGGCTGCCTTGAACGTTCGTCTCTTGCGAGTCCTTGCTGGACTTCAGTAAGCCGCGTGATGTTCTCCAGCGCCTCTTGGTATGTCGGATCGAGCTCCGCAGCCCGCGCAAACCCCCTCATCGCCTCCTCGGCCCGTCCGAGTTGAGCCAGTCGTTCAGCCTCGCGGTACTGGGACCGGGATTCTTTCACACGAGTGGCCTGCATGAAACCTGCTTGGTAATCGGCGCTGGAAGGGTTGATGGCCAGCGCTCGCTTGAATTCTTCCAGGGCAAGATCAATTTGCTTCTCCTTCAAAAACGTCCGAGCATGCTCGGCATACGTCGCCGTAGCGCGCTCGCGAGCCAACGCGTATTTACTCTGTAGGGAAGGATCAAATGGATCATCTTTTAGTGCCTGTTTGTAGGCGAGGATCGCTTCTTCCCACCGTTCCGCAGCCAAATGCTGATCTCCCCGCTTGACATCAGGAGACACTAATAAGGCGCAACCGCACATCCCGATGATTCCCAGAACCAGGAGGGCTTCTATCGCTTGATTATGAAGACCTACCTTCAGCTGACAATTCACAATACATGTTTCCTATGGATATAGAGACATTACCCTAGGGCCTTTGAGCATAGTCCATGCCAGCCATCAACTTTTCTTATACTACGGATCAAGACAAGCTCAAAGGAAAAGCCTAGAAGATGAAAGATCAGCGTCTCTCCTGAAAACGCTCATAGACAGGTGGTTCCGCTTGATTGGACAGATCCTGATGGGTCAGAAGTGGCGTCTAGCAATGAGGGCCTACGCGCGGACGACTGTGGCGGGCCGATTCTCCCAGAACACGCGATCGGGCGTACGTCCGTCAAGCGTCCGATGCGGCCTGATCTGATTCTAGAATGTCACGTCGCGCGACACCCCCCTGATGGGCGGCGGGCACAGTCTCGTAGGTGGAGAGAGACCTCATACTTGAGCCTCTGCCAGAGGCGTTCCACAACGACGTGATCCCGCCAACGGCCACAACCATCCATACTGATTTGGATGCTTTCCGTAAGGCCGTGAATTCCAGGGGCTGGCTTCAGGATTTTGGCATTGCCGCCCGACCGGCAGGGATGCGTGCGATCGATCATCACTGCACTCCCCCTGGTGGCTTTTGTGAGCCAGGATCCC encodes the following:
- a CDS encoding secretin N-terminal domain-containing protein, with amino-acid sequence MNCQLKVGLHNQAIEALLVLGIIGMCGCALLVSPDVKRGDQHLAAERWEEAILAYKQALKDDPFDPSLQSKYALARERATATYAEHARTFLKEKQIDLALEEFKRALAINPSSADYQAGFMQATRVKESRSQYREAERLAQLGRAEEAMRGFARAAELDPTYQEALENITRLTEVQQGLARDERSRQPLTLKFKNAGIKEVLEGVAKVGGFTLIFDKDVRNDPISISIQDTPFEDALHLILTSNSLFSRQISPAVLIVSPDTKQKQEQYQDLMIRTFYLSTAKAKDMVLLLKSMLDSKRMHANEQLNAIVIRDQPEKLELAERIILANDRQEPEVLFDLEVLEVNRTKNQTYGLNYPKQAGAGLVASGFTGTLAAEAVQMTYRQLTDLGPSNYLFKLPTTVLLDFFKQQSDAKTLASPKVRVMNNKKAEINIGDKQPILLSTTNVLPGQAATGAVPTTSTVTSIEFRDTGVKLTVEPSIRLGNELSLKMKVEVIRVGEPVLLQAAPKIEQFKFGNRSAETTLNMRDGETVVLGGLLQEEDRRTRITMPWIGDWPLIGKLLSSYKTDRVTTEVILTITPRIAQPALPAGSSNQALWSGTEFNYATSPVFSSPTRKISALGGSEYGKISTPGGALAKDAGQTNMARSLAQSATPGPQLMIKPEDSVAQSGKEIRLSVVDGRIRASGEHSFKLDYDPEILQFKRLDNAELTGMGETKTMDNIGQAGAITFHFARQAQPSPRTMQVIFVAKAPGVSPIRVVLMDPSGEVRVSPEIVGRGVVRVR